One Cytobacillus luteolus genomic window carries:
- a CDS encoding N-acetylmuramoyl-L-alanine amidase family protein, producing MFKKLFFLALFIFFLFPVTQHAEKTVIIDVGHGGKYSGTCGYSGSATGFCEKDANLLVALKLQEILKPTDIKVHLTRTTDTEFAPYLKNADGTTDGGDFDVRMKMANAFAEKNNNNSIFISIHHNAHPTNSFRRGIETYYYDGVKHGKSEYPHDPLQIKYLSENKRLAEVVHPILVNSLRLPDRKIHSDQSFYVIRNAQMPSILVELGYMINRHEEKLIKTESYQFEAAGALAKGIEAYFAVFEVYGSNNERLATFSNEIEALSYAYTVKSAISVLDKNRQTTIYVKDSFRYVLKPW from the coding sequence TTGTTTAAAAAATTGTTTTTCCTAGCACTATTCATCTTTTTTCTATTTCCAGTTACACAACATGCTGAAAAAACGGTGATTATCGATGTTGGTCATGGTGGTAAGTATAGTGGAACTTGTGGTTATTCAGGCTCAGCAACGGGTTTTTGTGAAAAGGATGCAAACCTGTTAGTTGCATTGAAATTACAAGAAATCCTAAAACCGACAGACATCAAGGTTCATTTAACTCGCACGACCGACACGGAGTTTGCCCCTTATTTGAAAAATGCTGATGGAACCACGGATGGTGGAGATTTCGATGTGCGGATGAAAATGGCGAATGCATTTGCTGAAAAAAATAACAACAACAGTATTTTCATTTCAATCCATCACAATGCTCACCCAACTAATTCCTTCAGAAGAGGCATCGAAACCTATTATTACGATGGGGTAAAACACGGCAAGTCTGAATATCCACACGACCCCTTACAAATAAAGTACTTGTCAGAGAATAAACGACTTGCTGAAGTAGTGCATCCGATACTAGTAAATTCATTACGTCTTCCGGACCGGAAAATCCACTCTGATCAAAGCTTTTATGTCATCCGGAATGCACAAATGCCGTCTATCTTAGTAGAGCTTGGCTATATGATTAATCGACATGAAGAAAAATTAATAAAAACAGAGAGCTATCAGTTTGAAGCAGCAGGGGCACTTGCTAAAGGAATAGAAGCTTACTTTGCTGTTTTTGAAGTGTATGGAAGTAATAATGAAAGATTAGCTACTTTTTCGAATGAAATTGAAGCATTAAGCTATGCTTATACAGTAAAATCAGCTATCTCAGTGTTAGATAAAAACCGTCAAACAACCATTTATGTAAAAGATAGTTTTAGATATGTACTGAAGCCTTGGTAG
- a CDS encoding helix-turn-helix domain-containing protein, translating into MDFTKIGEEIRNLRKSLGMSQVELAKGICTQSQISVIEKGEVYPLASTLYLISQKLGVDINYFYEIASTPKVDYVNEVAHQFRQARREAKYDLIRDIVKAEKNNPLFKNIRKNKQLILWHQGICEYEINRNPELAKELLFEAIQLTHSTDKVFNEREIEIYSSIAVIHFNGSENEKVIEIYDMVLPHLERIPYPHDVTIKSRILYNKAKALTRLSRFEESNHSCKQAIDWCLKTDNMYVFGDLYYHTGYNYEMLENYITALRYMENAKKVFELRLEDRHIPYIEQRIKNIREKLESQTRV; encoded by the coding sequence TTGGATTTCACAAAAATCGGTGAAGAAATACGAAATTTACGCAAATCTTTAGGGATGTCCCAAGTGGAATTGGCAAAGGGGATTTGCACACAATCACAGATTAGTGTCATAGAGAAGGGTGAAGTTTATCCACTTGCATCCACACTCTACTTAATCTCTCAAAAGCTAGGGGTTGATATCAATTATTTCTATGAGATTGCTAGCACACCAAAGGTTGACTATGTAAACGAAGTAGCCCACCAGTTCAGGCAAGCAAGACGCGAGGCAAAATATGACCTAATTAGAGACATAGTAAAAGCTGAAAAAAATAATCCTTTATTTAAAAATATACGAAAAAACAAACAGCTTATTTTATGGCATCAAGGAATATGTGAATATGAAATTAATAGAAATCCCGAGCTAGCGAAGGAATTACTATTTGAAGCAATACAGTTAACTCATTCAACTGATAAGGTATTTAATGAACGTGAAATTGAAATCTATAGTTCAATTGCCGTGATTCATTTTAATGGTAGTGAAAATGAAAAAGTAATTGAGATTTATGACATGGTGCTTCCTCACTTGGAGAGGATTCCATATCCGCATGACGTTACCATTAAATCTAGGATCTTATATAACAAAGCAAAAGCATTAACGCGCCTTTCAAGATTTGAAGAGTCCAATCATTCCTGTAAGCAAGCAATTGATTGGTGCTTAAAAACGGATAATATGTACGTTTTTGGAGATTTGTATTATCATACGGGATACAATTATGAAATGCTTGAGAATTATATAACCGCCTTAAGGTATATGGAGAACGCGAAGAAAGTATTTGAACTGAGGCTTGAGGACAGACATATTCCTTATATAGAGCAGCGGATTAAGAATATAAGAGAGAAACTAGAGAGTCAAACGAGGGTTTGA
- a CDS encoding EAL domain-containing protein, whose translation MSGEQTRYSRLATITKLINTELDLKDVLQHVVTAISEEIVQCDSVGIYLPQPDGTYRGYVSKPEVINGMTIDMHVVDPSIDFLAKEVIETQEAIYISDTSRDNRPDRRAIEAFQIKSLLGLPISYEKELYGLVFLFDYGIPMNLTIQEIKTVEAYVNMAAVAIRNANNLTRKENLLSDKQLLLDVTRELSLCSTLQGVMDTCFRYIGNVLKNPNIGAHLLDPVAKRGLKPAKLSKDSDWKEDDWKKIHDEIMIDYREDALFQEVIRTKKAVLVPDVSLDPRPNHEACKNFGIKGIYMIPLVAMGEVLGTIPVVNLVEPGHVYPEASMQLAQSIADATALTLSSMLYMEKQELIIAERTSEITKKNEELKSIVNELKRLSREKELILNSAGEGIFGLNLDGQITFCNPSGAKMLGYQMEELIGLCYDIIFSRKKIGKSSCEDTFETYLQKNLKKFDMDERFYKKDGTHIPVEYVIASIKEENQIVGYVVTFKDVSSRKNMEEKIKYHAYYDTLTELPNRILFKDRLNQGLTYASRNSKKLAVLVLDLDRFKVINDTLGHNVGDQLLQEVARRLTACSQIGDTVSRQGGDEFTIILPSIDYDDQVISYAEQVLDAFVKPFTLNDEEVFIKTSIGIALYPGEGANTDDLLKNADTAMYKAKELGGNNYQFYTNGMENRTFESVKLENDLYRALENEEFSIYYQPQVNTETGKMFGVEALLRWNHPTRGIVSPAEFIPMAEETGLIVPIGEWVLRYACKQVKQWQEQGHGELSLSVNLSVRQFEQRNLVPMVQHVLEETGFRPELLELELTENIIVKNTEATMKTMDQLKDLEINISIDDFGTGYSSLGYLKNFPIKTLKIDKSFIDDVMTDSNNAAITNTIITLGQNMNLHVIAEGVETKEQVEFLSSKGCRLVQGYFFSPPLKAEDLVERYLSKDGAFIKS comes from the coding sequence ATGTCGGGAGAGCAAACGAGGTATTCAAGACTTGCAACGATAACAAAATTAATAAATACAGAATTAGATTTGAAGGATGTATTACAACATGTGGTGACAGCTATATCTGAAGAAATCGTACAGTGTGACTCCGTCGGCATTTACCTACCTCAACCTGATGGTACTTATAGAGGCTATGTAAGCAAGCCAGAAGTGATTAATGGAATGACAATTGATATGCATGTTGTGGACCCATCCATTGACTTTTTAGCAAAAGAAGTAATTGAAACTCAAGAGGCCATCTATATCTCTGATACATCAAGGGATAATCGCCCTGATCGACGGGCTATTGAAGCATTTCAAATAAAATCATTACTAGGGTTACCTATTTCCTACGAGAAGGAATTATATGGACTTGTCTTCCTATTTGACTATGGCATCCCTATGAATCTAACCATCCAAGAAATCAAAACAGTAGAAGCCTACGTGAATATGGCTGCTGTTGCGATTCGAAATGCCAATAATTTAACTCGAAAAGAGAACCTCCTTTCTGACAAGCAGTTACTACTAGATGTGACTCGTGAACTATCTTTGTGTTCCACATTACAGGGAGTAATGGATACTTGCTTCCGTTACATTGGGAATGTCCTGAAAAACCCTAATATAGGGGCTCATCTACTTGATCCGGTAGCTAAACGAGGCCTTAAGCCAGCAAAATTAAGTAAAGACAGTGACTGGAAAGAAGATGATTGGAAAAAAATTCACGATGAAATTATGATTGACTATCGTGAAGATGCTTTATTCCAAGAGGTTATACGAACCAAAAAGGCTGTTTTGGTACCTGATGTGTCACTCGACCCAAGGCCGAATCATGAGGCATGCAAAAATTTCGGTATTAAGGGAATTTACATGATTCCACTTGTTGCAATGGGAGAAGTGCTTGGGACTATACCAGTTGTTAACTTAGTAGAGCCAGGTCATGTATATCCTGAAGCTTCGATGCAGCTTGCACAATCCATTGCAGATGCAACAGCATTAACACTTTCAAGCATGCTATATATGGAAAAGCAAGAATTGATTATTGCAGAAAGAACATCTGAAATTACTAAGAAAAACGAAGAGTTAAAGAGCATTGTTAATGAGTTAAAGCGCTTAAGTCGCGAGAAAGAGTTAATCCTAAACTCAGCAGGGGAAGGAATCTTTGGCTTAAACCTAGATGGTCAAATCACCTTCTGCAATCCTTCAGGAGCAAAAATGCTTGGATATCAAATGGAAGAATTGATCGGTCTCTGTTATGACATCATTTTTTCAAGAAAGAAAATAGGCAAAAGTAGTTGTGAAGACACATTTGAAACGTACCTGCAAAAAAATCTTAAAAAGTTTGATATGGATGAGAGGTTTTATAAAAAGGATGGTACTCATATTCCTGTTGAATATGTCATTGCATCCATTAAAGAAGAAAATCAAATAGTAGGATATGTTGTTACCTTTAAAGACGTCTCTTCACGTAAAAATATGGAAGAAAAAATAAAGTACCATGCCTACTACGATACCTTAACAGAATTGCCTAATCGTATTTTATTTAAGGACCGCTTAAATCAAGGGTTGACGTATGCAAGTCGTAATAGTAAAAAACTAGCAGTGCTGGTTCTGGACTTAGATCGTTTTAAAGTAATCAATGACACCTTGGGTCATAATGTTGGAGACCAACTGCTCCAAGAGGTAGCGCGCCGATTAACAGCATGTAGTCAAATCGGAGATACTGTATCTAGACAAGGTGGGGATGAGTTTACAATCATCCTGCCATCGATTGACTATGATGACCAAGTAATTTCCTATGCTGAGCAGGTACTCGATGCATTTGTAAAACCATTTACATTGAATGACGAGGAAGTTTTTATAAAAACAAGCATTGGTATTGCGTTATATCCGGGTGAAGGTGCCAATACTGATGACCTTTTGAAAAATGCAGATACTGCGATGTATAAAGCAAAGGAACTTGGCGGAAACAACTATCAATTTTACACAAATGGCATGGAAAATCGTACATTTGAAAGTGTCAAACTGGAAAATGATCTCTACCGTGCTTTAGAAAACGAAGAATTCAGTATTTACTATCAACCACAGGTAAATACGGAGACCGGAAAAATGTTTGGTGTAGAGGCATTGTTACGTTGGAATCATCCAACAAGAGGAATCGTTTCTCCAGCTGAATTTATCCCGATGGCAGAAGAAACAGGCTTAATTGTACCAATTGGTGAATGGGTCCTTCGATATGCGTGTAAACAAGTTAAGCAATGGCAGGAACAAGGACACGGTGAGTTAAGTCTTTCAGTAAACCTGTCAGTACGACAGTTTGAACAACGTAACCTCGTTCCTATGGTACAACATGTTTTAGAAGAAACGGGGTTTAGGCCAGAACTTCTAGAGCTAGAATTAACCGAAAACATCATTGTGAAAAATACAGAAGCGACGATGAAAACAATGGATCAACTTAAGGATTTAGAAATCAATATTTCAATTGATGATTTTGGGACAGGTTATTCATCATTAGGCTATCTCAAAAACTTCCCGATTAAGACACTAAAAATTGATAAGTCATTTATTGATGATGTGATGACCGATTCCAATAATGCTGCGATAACCAACACGATTATTACGCTGGGGCAAAATATGAATCTACACGTTATAGCAGAAGGTGTAGAGACAAAAGAACAAGTTGAGTTTCTTTCATCTAAAGGCTGCCGACTCGTTCAAGGATATTTCTTTAGTCCACCTTTAAAGGCAGAAGATTTGGTTGAGAGATATTTGAGTAAAGATGGGGCTTTTATTAAGTCTTAA
- a CDS encoding thiamine pyrophosphate-binding protein, which yields MKAVRAVLEYLKSGGVTTIFGIPAGSVNAFFDELYDMREITPIITKHEGAASYMAASYAKYANQLAVCIGCSGPGGTNLVTGAANAMREHLPILFITGAVPVNTVGLNASQELDADPVFRPVTKYSATVTKAEDLLSEVAKATEIALSGVPGPVHIAMPIDVQLTQISQIPIPKFPKHKPVVPDATTIAKTAQELVKRNGYIFVGQGVRWAVDQVLELAELLNWPIITTPQAKGLIPQNHPLLAGVFGFAGHEKASELINNSESDALLILGSSLGETATNNWNPNLTKNRFTIQIDIDNTVFNRKYDIDLPIHGDVSLSLLFLNEELKSLGLTRELPAKAETTKNNSTQEYNTQNVLLKLQEYLPTSTRYTIDIGEFMSYVIHHMNVLDSDTFDINVHFGAMGSGIGAAIGSKLAEPNRPVACITGDGCFFMHGMEILTAKEYQLPILFIVMNNARLGMVYHGHSLQYKRSHPSFEQEQVNIAAMANAMGIPSYRVDALEDINLNSISQLINLKGPAVLEIALVDNNVPPMGDRVKFLSSFGK from the coding sequence ATGAAAGCTGTACGTGCGGTACTTGAATACTTAAAAAGTGGTGGAGTCACAACGATTTTCGGGATACCAGCAGGCTCTGTGAATGCCTTTTTTGATGAATTATACGACATGAGAGAAATTACACCCATCATCACAAAGCATGAAGGAGCAGCCTCCTACATGGCTGCTTCCTACGCAAAATACGCAAATCAACTAGCAGTATGTATCGGCTGTAGTGGTCCTGGTGGGACGAACTTAGTAACAGGAGCAGCCAATGCCATGCGTGAGCACTTACCTATTCTTTTCATCACAGGAGCAGTGCCCGTCAATACTGTTGGGCTCAATGCCTCACAGGAGCTAGACGCCGATCCAGTGTTCCGCCCTGTCACAAAATATAGTGCAACTGTAACCAAAGCTGAAGACCTATTAAGTGAAGTAGCCAAAGCAACAGAAATCGCACTTTCTGGTGTTCCGGGCCCAGTACATATCGCCATGCCTATTGATGTACAACTAACTCAAATCTCACAAATTCCAATACCTAAATTTCCAAAACACAAACCAGTTGTACCAGATGCAACAACCATCGCTAAAACTGCTCAAGAATTAGTAAAGCGAAATGGTTATATTTTTGTCGGCCAAGGTGTAAGGTGGGCGGTTGACCAGGTACTTGAGCTTGCAGAACTATTAAACTGGCCAATCATCACGACCCCACAGGCGAAGGGGCTCATCCCACAAAATCATCCATTGCTAGCTGGTGTATTTGGATTTGCCGGTCACGAGAAGGCATCAGAACTCATTAACAACAGCGAAAGTGACGCGCTGCTCATCTTAGGATCAAGCCTAGGTGAAACAGCAACAAACAACTGGAATCCTAATCTAACAAAAAATCGTTTTACGATCCAGATAGACATTGATAATACCGTTTTCAACCGAAAGTATGATATTGATCTTCCAATTCATGGTGACGTGAGCTTAAGTCTTCTTTTCCTAAATGAAGAACTAAAATCACTGGGATTAACGAGAGAACTTCCAGCGAAAGCAGAAACAACCAAAAACAACAGCACCCAAGAGTATAACACCCAAAACGTACTGCTAAAACTTCAAGAATACTTACCAACCTCGACCCGATATACGATTGACATCGGTGAGTTTATGTCTTATGTCATTCACCATATGAATGTACTAGATTCAGATACTTTCGATATCAACGTACATTTCGGAGCAATGGGGAGCGGGATAGGGGCAGCAATTGGCTCGAAACTTGCTGAACCAAATCGACCAGTAGCATGTATTACCGGTGACGGCTGCTTCTTTATGCATGGGATGGAGATTTTAACGGCAAAAGAATACCAACTTCCGATTCTATTCATCGTCATGAATAATGCCAGACTTGGAATGGTGTATCACGGACATTCCCTACAATACAAGAGGTCACATCCAAGCTTTGAACAAGAACAAGTCAATATCGCTGCAATGGCAAACGCAATGGGCATCCCAAGTTACCGGGTTGATGCATTAGAAGATATCAATCTCAACTCGATCAGCCAACTAATCAACTTAAAAGGTCCGGCTGTCCTTGAGATTGCACTAGTAGATAATAATGTGCCACCGATGGGTGATCGTGTTAAATTCCTATCATCGTTTGGAAAATAA
- a CDS encoding AimR family lysis-lysogeny pheromone receptor, with translation MVDLKTLIKNNLDNSPHIANELVEVTAIRNKARLYSFLQSPDCEIDCFESILKMVRHIFPDQEFEIMDSYIRTLDPNQVLARHSLEYADCNRLDGLYEYMLDKLKRSKHRESQDWARLHEVELRRARGEITNDDFPDIVNQLKFKSPEMKVYSQIVLMYCYYDLRKVQKMKDAAPAIQKQISKLKSPFIRTSFMLRLALIMTGVSYHLGEIENIRLYGEKILDQPGGNRLKGLVHQFIGNSYIFSNYDRSLYHLTLSEKYCNNERLAFAIKRSRNFLANYWGELPPYLDFESKEIPDIHEVVFHHIRSGRMIEALNLLKSTDWESLTLNQKGFHMFYKGMAVNDRNCFLESVQYFTEANERYYIHLPLLELERIGENPEIVRALRLK, from the coding sequence ATGGTAGATTTAAAGACTCTTATTAAAAATAATCTCGATAATAGCCCTCATATTGCTAATGAGCTTGTAGAGGTAACAGCGATACGCAACAAGGCTAGGTTGTACAGTTTCCTTCAAAGTCCTGACTGTGAGATTGACTGTTTTGAAAGTATTCTAAAGATGGTGAGGCACATATTTCCGGATCAGGAGTTTGAAATCATGGATTCCTACATTCGAACGTTAGATCCTAATCAAGTTCTCGCTCGACATAGTTTGGAATACGCTGATTGTAATCGTCTAGATGGTCTATACGAATATATGTTGGATAAATTAAAGAGAAGTAAACATCGAGAAAGTCAGGACTGGGCTAGATTGCATGAGGTTGAATTAAGAAGAGCTAGAGGCGAAATTACTAACGATGATTTCCCTGATATTGTGAATCAACTGAAGTTTAAATCTCCTGAGATGAAAGTGTATAGTCAGATTGTTCTTATGTATTGTTATTATGACTTGAGAAAAGTTCAAAAAATGAAGGATGCTGCCCCAGCCATACAAAAACAAATAAGCAAATTAAAATCTCCTTTTATTCGAACTAGTTTCATGCTAAGACTGGCATTGATTATGACAGGTGTAAGCTACCATTTGGGTGAAATCGAGAATATACGGTTATATGGGGAAAAAATTCTTGATCAGCCAGGCGGAAATCGTTTAAAAGGATTGGTTCATCAGTTTATAGGTAATTCCTATATCTTTTCAAATTATGATCGCTCATTATATCATTTAACTCTTTCGGAAAAATACTGTAACAACGAAAGGTTAGCTTTTGCAATTAAAAGAAGTCGAAACTTTTTAGCAAATTACTGGGGAGAGTTGCCACCTTATTTAGATTTTGAGAGTAAGGAAATCCCAGATATACACGAGGTTGTCTTTCACCATATCAGGTCTGGAAGAATGATTGAAGCCCTAAATCTATTAAAATCAACTGATTGGGAGAGTTTAACCTTAAACCAAAAAGGCTTTCATATGTTTTATAAAGGTATGGCAGTTAATGATCGGAATTGTTTTCTTGAGTCAGTCCAATACTTTACGGAAGCAAATGAGAGGTATTATATCCATTTACCTCTTCTAGAGCTCGAGAGAATTGGTGAGAACCCAGAGATAGTGAGAGCTTTAAGACTTAAGTAA
- a CDS encoding DUF3231 family protein produces the protein MGILSGNPKEEPMHYGEVFTVWTHLLAAKSMVAGYQTLHNHAGDDDLKKLILDIIENGIRPEIKELETILKDNGVALPPAPPERPDACVDHIPPGARVTDPEIAATLAADNAAGLVGCSAAMGKCIREDIAAMFGQFHMQKAQFGLRILRMNKEKGWLIPPPLHLNTADHC, from the coding sequence ATGGGAATATTGAGTGGTAATCCAAAAGAAGAGCCAATGCATTATGGTGAGGTCTTTACAGTATGGACACATTTACTTGCAGCAAAAAGTATGGTTGCAGGTTATCAAACCTTACACAATCACGCTGGTGATGACGACTTAAAAAAACTTATATTAGATATTATTGAAAATGGAATTAGACCGGAGATCAAGGAACTTGAAACTATTTTAAAGGATAATGGTGTAGCACTTCCTCCTGCGCCACCTGAGCGCCCTGATGCTTGTGTGGATCATATTCCTCCTGGGGCAAGAGTAACAGACCCAGAAATAGCAGCAACACTAGCTGCTGATAATGCTGCTGGACTTGTTGGATGTAGTGCCGCTATGGGGAAATGTATCCGTGAAGACATTGCAGCAATGTTTGGACAGTTCCATATGCAAAAAGCGCAATTCGGTTTACGTATTCTAAGAATGAACAAAGAAAAAGGCTGGTTAATTCCACCACCACTGCATTTAAATACTGCAGATCATTGTTAA
- a CDS encoding competence protein ComK — protein MRKVTTYIICDHTIALIPIENGFTKIVTINEELYCTKSTIDIIKESYFQGNAFSEYRRTAILEMPSFSQRAPIPIKPHENLYFIPSHNPYNGECVWISYHHIKKVISIRSNYTLIIFGNYLVIRISVSADIIKDQLHKMTTNQRRWSSANKLSLWLDPLDRKVSKNEAE, from the coding sequence ATGAGGAAAGTCACAACATACATAATCTGTGATCACACAATAGCATTAATCCCTATTGAAAATGGTTTTACAAAAATAGTGACAATTAATGAAGAGCTATATTGCACCAAATCCACAATTGATATCATTAAGGAATCATATTTTCAAGGTAATGCTTTTTCTGAATATAGAAGAACAGCAATTTTGGAAATGCCTTCTTTCTCACAAAGGGCCCCAATACCCATTAAGCCCCACGAGAACCTTTATTTTATTCCATCCCATAATCCATACAACGGGGAGTGTGTATGGATAAGCTATCATCATATCAAGAAAGTCATTTCAATAAGATCAAACTATACGCTAATAATTTTTGGGAACTATCTGGTAATACGCATTTCCGTATCAGCAGATATAATAAAGGACCAACTTCATAAAATGACCACTAATCAAAGACGTTGGTCTTCTGCGAATAAATTATCGCTTTGGTTAGACCCACTTGATCGAAAAGTAAGCAAAAATGAAGCTGAGTAA
- a CDS encoding SGNH/GDSL hydrolase family protein encodes MSKFFIKLSVVFSLLLMMVLQPLIGFAESESEVVYVSLGDSLAAGRTPFGENAKGYPDFIAEKFMEVDVLKLFVRDYAVNGYTSKHVLDDITNNVTKGDNGSIHEVLGQATHITLGVGANDLLANLNRTTGTIDQIGVLNSLKSVTDNLVGTITAIRTLNPTAKIYLMGYYNALPHLPAEAQGPILTGLQQLNKVIEGVAKQSGSTYVATEETIGANIGFLPNPQDIHLSEEGYKAVAELFWNEMKPEVKEEPAPAPVPSPQPVENKPTPVIYWDGLLLKKGQIGKVEVIQPINLWKRVDGKLVFERVLQPGEQYRVYRYDGLFGGQYGLGDGYYVTKIDGFINYQTPSKAKLQLLNN; translated from the coding sequence ATGTCTAAATTCTTTATAAAGCTTTCAGTGGTTTTTTCTTTATTATTAATGATGGTACTTCAACCTCTTATTGGATTTGCAGAATCGGAAAGTGAGGTTGTTTATGTTAGTTTAGGAGACTCTTTAGCCGCTGGACGAACTCCTTTTGGAGAGAATGCGAAAGGTTATCCAGATTTTATTGCGGAAAAGTTTATGGAAGTCGATGTACTTAAGCTTTTTGTGAGAGATTATGCAGTAAATGGTTACACTTCTAAACATGTACTTGACGACATTACAAACAATGTTACAAAAGGTGATAACGGGAGCATTCATGAGGTCCTTGGTCAAGCGACTCATATTACACTTGGGGTTGGTGCCAATGATTTGTTAGCTAACCTAAATCGTACGACTGGTACAATCGATCAAATTGGTGTTCTAAATTCTTTAAAGTCGGTTACTGACAACTTAGTCGGAACGATTACTGCCATTAGAACATTAAATCCAACAGCAAAAATATACTTAATGGGATACTATAACGCACTCCCTCACCTACCAGCAGAAGCCCAAGGTCCTATTCTTACAGGACTACAGCAGTTAAATAAGGTCATTGAAGGGGTTGCAAAACAATCTGGCTCTACTTATGTTGCTACAGAAGAAACAATTGGCGCTAATATTGGATTCCTTCCAAACCCTCAGGATATTCATTTAAGTGAAGAAGGATATAAAGCAGTAGCTGAGCTATTCTGGAATGAAATGAAGCCTGAGGTAAAAGAAGAACCAGCTCCCGCTCCAGTACCTTCACCTCAACCAGTTGAAAATAAACCTACACCTGTTATTTATTGGGATGGATTACTTTTGAAAAAAGGGCAAATTGGTAAAGTTGAAGTTATTCAGCCTATCAATTTATGGAAACGTGTTGATGGAAAGCTTGTATTTGAAAGAGTTTTACAGCCTGGTGAACAATATCGTGTCTATAGATATGACGGATTATTTGGTGGCCAATACGGTTTAGGTGATGGGTATTATGTTACAAAGATTGATGGGTTTATTAATTATCAAACACCATCAAAGGCTAAATTACAGTTATTGAATAATTAG